Proteins from a single region of Catenulispora acidiphila DSM 44928:
- the tmk gene encoding dTMP kinase → MESSQVGIREVLAIPDFRRLWTALSLSSLGDWLGLLAQSSLAASLAGGGYAGRSYAVAGVFVVRLIPAVLFGPIAGVVADRLDRRWTMVAGDSARCLFFISIPLVGSLWWLFTATFLIEIAAMFWIPAKEATVPNLVPPRLLESANQVSLLTAYGTAPIAAGVFTVLSLITRALADQWTFFTAKPVSLALYFDALTFLFSALTIARLRTIPARSATERAAERRHTTDNRSVLRTLFDGWHYLGEDRRIRGVIIGTTGAFAAGGAVVGLARTYVGDLHAGQAAYGVLFGTVFLGLAAGMFTGSRVLAGVSRERLFGSVIFAAGIVLCVFALVPILLLSVLCALVIGFLGGTAWIIGQTMLGREVADELRGRTFAFVQSLIRVTLVLILAVSPAVAGVFGAHTLSVPGVSITYGGAAITLFGAGLLAMGVGWVAYRMMDDVPGKSLRNELKAALKRSAAPTRAGGAAETGTSSGPAVAAAGNPLPEDTGIERPAHAYTGTFLSFEGGDGSGKSTQLDLLADWLRGSGHEVVVTREPGGTPLGTKLRNIVLDAHNADVISPRAEALIYAADRADHVERVVRPALERGAVVITDRYVDSSLAYQGAGRALSAREVELLSQWATQGLMPDVTILMDLDPLEAARRRKTPADRLELESVDFHRRVRNRYLELATAEPERFIVINAMEPIEQIAGRIRARLEGRIHLSSQQRSEEAERREAERRKAAAERAVQMAELSDAERRRAEIEAEQRDQAQREQEAREAASQEHRRRLEEDAARAERAARERVQGAGDLSSRLAPSDRPTTRPTARPPERAADTPTTRSATPTPPPSAKPPTSAKPPTSPSGSTPTSMSHAEEITAPPVRSEWEVPDYVAQPEFDDEPEQDAMSMADELFGAHHRSRRGGDDA, encoded by the coding sequence ATGGAGTCATCACAGGTCGGGATCCGCGAGGTGCTCGCCATCCCCGACTTCCGCCGGCTGTGGACGGCTCTGTCGCTGTCCAGCCTCGGCGACTGGCTCGGGCTGCTGGCCCAGTCCTCGCTGGCGGCGTCCCTGGCCGGAGGCGGGTACGCCGGGCGCTCCTACGCGGTCGCCGGCGTCTTCGTGGTCCGGCTGATCCCGGCCGTGCTGTTCGGGCCGATCGCCGGGGTGGTCGCCGACCGGCTGGACCGGCGCTGGACGATGGTGGCCGGGGACAGCGCGCGCTGCCTGTTCTTCATCTCCATCCCCCTGGTCGGCTCCCTATGGTGGCTGTTCACCGCGACCTTCCTGATCGAGATCGCGGCGATGTTCTGGATCCCGGCCAAGGAGGCGACGGTCCCGAACCTGGTCCCGCCGCGGCTGCTGGAGTCGGCGAACCAGGTCTCACTGCTCACCGCCTATGGCACCGCTCCTATCGCGGCCGGCGTGTTCACCGTCCTGTCGCTGATCACGCGCGCACTAGCCGACCAGTGGACCTTCTTCACCGCCAAACCGGTCAGCCTCGCCCTCTACTTCGACGCACTGACCTTCCTGTTCTCCGCCCTGACTATCGCGCGCCTAAGGACCATCCCCGCGCGGTCCGCGACAGAGCGCGCAGCGGAGCGCCGCCACACCACCGACAACCGCTCCGTGCTCCGCACCCTCTTCGACGGCTGGCACTACCTCGGGGAGGACAGGCGGATCCGCGGTGTGATCATCGGCACAACCGGAGCCTTCGCGGCCGGCGGCGCGGTGGTCGGGCTGGCCCGGACCTACGTCGGCGACCTGCACGCGGGTCAGGCGGCGTACGGCGTCCTGTTCGGCACGGTCTTCCTCGGCCTGGCCGCGGGGATGTTCACCGGGTCGCGGGTGCTCGCGGGGGTGTCGCGGGAGCGGCTGTTCGGCTCGGTGATCTTCGCCGCCGGGATCGTGCTCTGCGTGTTCGCGCTGGTGCCGATCCTGCTGCTCAGCGTGCTGTGCGCGCTCGTGATCGGCTTCCTCGGCGGGACCGCGTGGATCATCGGGCAGACGATGCTGGGCCGCGAGGTGGCCGACGAGCTGCGCGGCCGGACGTTCGCCTTCGTCCAGTCGCTGATCCGGGTGACGCTGGTCCTGATCCTGGCCGTGTCCCCGGCGGTGGCCGGAGTGTTCGGCGCGCACACGCTAAGCGTTCCCGGCGTGTCGATCACCTATGGTGGCGCGGCCATCACCCTTTTCGGCGCGGGATTGCTCGCGATGGGCGTCGGGTGGGTGGCGTACAGGATGATGGATGACGTGCCAGGGAAATCGTTGCGGAACGAACTGAAGGCGGCGCTTAAGCGCTCCGCCGCTCCGACGCGCGCCGGGGGCGCTGCGGAGACGGGGACCTCCTCCGGACCGGCGGTCGCAGCCGCCGGGAACCCGCTGCCGGAAGACACCGGGATCGAAAGGCCCGCACACGCCTACACCGGTACCTTCCTGTCCTTCGAGGGCGGCGACGGCAGCGGCAAGTCCACGCAGCTGGACCTGCTCGCCGACTGGCTGCGCGGGAGCGGCCACGAGGTGGTGGTCACCCGGGAGCCCGGGGGGACGCCGCTGGGCACCAAGCTGCGGAACATCGTGCTGGACGCGCACAACGCCGACGTCATCTCCCCGCGCGCCGAGGCGCTGATCTACGCCGCGGACCGCGCCGACCACGTCGAGCGGGTGGTCCGGCCGGCGCTGGAGCGCGGGGCGGTGGTGATCACCGACCGCTACGTCGACTCCTCCCTGGCGTATCAGGGCGCGGGCCGCGCGCTGTCAGCCCGGGAGGTCGAGCTGTTGTCGCAGTGGGCCACGCAGGGCCTGATGCCGGACGTCACGATCCTGATGGACCTGGACCCGCTCGAGGCCGCGCGGCGCCGCAAGACCCCGGCCGACCGGCTGGAGCTGGAGTCCGTGGACTTCCACCGCCGGGTCCGCAACCGCTACCTGGAGCTGGCCACGGCCGAGCCGGAGCGGTTCATCGTGATCAACGCCATGGAGCCGATCGAGCAGATCGCCGGACGCATCCGGGCCCGGCTGGAGGGCCGGATCCACCTGTCGAGCCAGCAGCGGAGTGAGGAAGCGGAGCGGCGCGAGGCAGAGCGGCGTAAGGCCGCTGCGGAGCGCGCCGTACAGATGGCAGAGCTCTCCGACGCGGAGCGCCGCCGGGCCGAGATCGAAGCCGAACAGCGGGACCAGGCGCAGCGCGAGCAGGAGGCGCGGGAGGCCGCGAGCCAGGAGCACCGGCGGCGCTTGGAGGAGGACGCGGCCAGGGCGGAGCGGGCGGCGCGCGAGCGGGTACAAGGCGCCGGCGACCTGTCCTCGCGGCTGGCGCCGAGCGACCGACCGACGACTCGGCCGACGGCTCGACCGCCGGAGCGCGCAGCCGACACGCCGACGACGCGCTCTGCCACGCCCACTCCCCCGCCTTCGGCCAAGCCTCCGACTTCGGCAAAGCCTCCGACCTCGCCCTCCGGTTCGACTCCGACCTCGATGTCCCACGCCGAGGAGATCACAGCGCCTCCCGTCCGCAGCGAATGGGAAGTCCCGGACTACGTCGCGCAGCCGGAGTTCGACGACGAGCCGGAGCAGGACGCGATGTCGATGGCGGACGAGCTGTTCGGAGCCCACCACAGGTCACGGCGCGGCGGTGACGACGCATGA